TCTTTGACATCAATTTCAACCTTGTAGGTTGTCTCGTTGACCATTTCCTGTCCTGCAACTGCGGTCAACGTTGCTGTCTGGCCGGCCACAGTTGCAACCCAGTTGAGGTCGGTGCCCGCTTCATCGGTTAGTTTAATGGTGCCTGTGACGGGTTCGTCAAAATCGAACCGGAGACCGACCCCATTGATAAGCGCAGGATCTACATCTGTATCGCCATAGGAGACTGTCCCACTCGTAATTGACGGAGGTACAACGTGAGCATGTTGAATTTCATAAGGACCAACTGTTTTAGAACCCTTTGAACCGTCTCGGTTTTTCCACTCAATGTGTAGCATTACAGATTCCTCAGGTAAAGCAGGCTGTGCGCTCTATTTCCAATTGAGACCCGAACCTGTGGCGGGTGTATCGTTGACCGTCACTGCTACAACTCCCTCATTAAACGTCAACGTGAACTCTGTGCGTGGGGGAACATACAAAACTCTACCAGCGTTTGTACGTGTTGGTGGATCCATCACAACCTCTGTCGCAGAGGGGGGTCCAACATCATCTTCTGATTGCCGTGGATCCGTAACCTCTTCAGATAGATCGTCACCACAACCACTGATTATACCGAAGTAATCGTCGTCCGTAGAGCATTGCCAGCCCCATCATGGAAATCAATTTCAATCTTGTAGGTTGTCTCATTTGCAAGTTCCTGTCCTGCAACCGCGGTCAACGTTGCTGTCTGCCCCCATACGTTTGCAATCCAGTTGAGGTCAGCACCTGTCTCATCGGTCAGCTTAACGGTTCCTGTGATGTCTTCGTCGAAGTCAAACCGGAAGCCGCCGCCACTGATTGGAGCAGGGGCGACATCTACAGTTCCATCAGCTACCGTGCCATCCGTGATTCTCGGCGGCGTTGTATCCGGGGCCCCTAACAGTATAAGGACCAACCACATGAGAGCCGGAACTACCGTCTCGGTTTGTCCAGCTAACGTTTAGGGTCAGGATTTGACCGTCTCCTTCCTGTAGCGCCAGCGATGCACTCCAGTTGAGGCCGGCTCCGGTGGCTGGGACACCATTGACTGTCACCGCTACAGCAGCCTCCTCGAAGGTCAGCAAAAACTGGGTATTGGGGGGAATTTCCCCACCCGCAGGAGGATCTACGAGAAATGGGGGTCCTGTGTGCGGAGGGACATCATCAGTTCGTGGAGGTGTGTCCCTGCTTGTTGTTGGATTGGACGGGTCCGTAACCTCTTCAGGTGGATCGCCATCGCAACCACCGATTATACCGATAATGAGCATCCCAAATGTGATTAGGATGGTAGTTCTTAACATTCTGTGCACTGTTTTTTCCTTTCTGTGGAGTTTTTCCCACCAATAACTTTCTCTCTATATCAAACCTTTAACTGTGTGAAGTTCCAAACAGAAGAAAATCATCCGAGAGCTTGAATGTCAAGGTTGTGGTCGTAGAAAATGTGCCTTCTGATGGAGTTAGTTGATAGCTAGCAGGTAAAACATCCTGAGAAAGTGCAGACACGATAGATAATACCAATTCTGACAAAGGATAACGTATTGTTGAAACGTGAAACGTAAAACGTGAGGCGAGGAGGCGGGGGAGTATGGCGGCGAGAGAAAGGGGAAGCGAGGAGGCGAGTTAAAAAACACGCTCCCTCACATACTCACACACCCGCTCCCATAAACCCTCTTTCCCACAAAACTTGATGCGACACAATTATTCAGAAACGGTATAAGATCGGCTCGATGATCCGATTCCGCTAATCATGTTCACCGGATTGCCTAGCGGTCAAATCCCTTATTTTTTCCTTGATTATTTCCTTATAATCGCCTATCATCCCCGAAAAATTAAGGCGCAAAGATATACGAGAAATAGAAGCTAGGGATGCGTAGGCATGCTGCGGGAAGGCACTAAAGCGAAATATAGAGGTTCATGTCAAAAGAAAGTGCAAAGCACGAATCGGAAGGGAAATAACAGCGATGAATGCATCAAACCTTATTGAGGAACTTCGTCCGTGGCTGGACGAGAAGATTGGGGCAAAACTGGATTTGCTAGGTTCAGAACCGATACCGGTAGTTAAGACTGAGGAAGGAGCGTCAAGCCCGCTATTCGCGGCAAGAGTTGGTGAGCGCGGTCTTGTCACAACGGAAAGGAAGTGGCTCGAACAACTTAAACCGATCGTCGCAAACCTGAGTTTGGATGAGTTGTTCTCGAC
The sequence above is drawn from the Candidatus Poribacteria bacterium genome and encodes:
- a CDS encoding Ig-like domain-containing protein is translated as MWLVLILLGAPDTTPPRITDGTVADGTVDVAPAPISGGGFRFDFDEDITGTVKLTDETGADLNWIANVWGQTATLTAVAGQELANETTYKIEIDFHDGAGNALRTTITSV